A genomic region of Longimicrobiales bacterium contains the following coding sequences:
- a CDS encoding ATP-binding protein: protein MNVIPLPASLDERSFEQVARAADSSAANADERTLFDATHVRWVDPYGMVGLLCIGSTAQRNGERPLLKLPDSPEVVSYLTRMHFFPHAERTFELSGAPQRRGGHEAGSDVLLEVTPINSHQDVHAVVDLVNERGIAILTKQLHYPLREAFQFSVILSEVCQNIIEHAEAPGWVATQTYTWTKKLGGRRVVVIAVMDLGIGFRKSLASTHATRYPEGGWTDAAALESAFMHGQTRHHDPGRGQGLQQIRKLVARWGGRVSVRSGTARIADIPAWDENGRTLETGLPYLPGAQIGIILPARDTEA, encoded by the coding sequence GTGAACGTCATACCGCTCCCCGCTTCGCTCGACGAGCGCAGCTTCGAACAGGTCGCACGCGCAGCGGACAGCAGCGCTGCGAATGCAGACGAGCGTACCCTGTTCGACGCAACGCACGTCCGCTGGGTCGATCCCTACGGCATGGTCGGCCTGCTCTGCATCGGCAGCACCGCGCAACGAAATGGCGAGCGCCCGCTCCTGAAGCTGCCCGACAGTCCGGAGGTCGTCAGCTATCTCACGCGCATGCACTTCTTCCCGCATGCGGAACGCACCTTCGAGCTCTCAGGCGCGCCGCAGCGCCGCGGCGGTCATGAAGCAGGCTCCGATGTGCTGCTCGAAGTGACACCCATCAACTCGCACCAGGACGTGCACGCCGTCGTCGACCTGGTCAACGAGCGTGGCATCGCGATCCTCACGAAGCAGCTGCATTACCCCTTGCGCGAGGCGTTCCAGTTCAGCGTGATCCTCTCGGAGGTCTGCCAGAACATCATCGAGCACGCGGAAGCGCCCGGCTGGGTTGCCACGCAGACCTACACCTGGACGAAAAAGCTCGGCGGCAGGCGCGTGGTGGTGATTGCCGTGATGGACCTGGGTATCGGCTTCCGCAAGAGCCTCGCGTCCACACACGCAACGCGTTATCCTGAAGGCGGCTGGACGGATGCTGCGGCGCTGGAATCGGCGTTCATGCACGGCCAGACGCGGCACCACGATCCGGGCCGCGGCCAGGGACTGCAGCAGATCCGCAAGCTCGTCGCACGCTGGGGCGGTCGTGTTTCCGTGCGCAGCGGTACGGCTCGCATCGCGGATATCCCCGCGTGGGACGAGAACGGGCGCACGCTCGAGACCGGCCTGCCGTATCTTCCCGGCGCGCAGATCGGCATCATTCTGCCTGCGCGCGACACCGAGGCATGA
- a CDS encoding PfkB family carbohydrate kinase, translating to MAMKRIGVLGSMVWDRIYARDGRSVPIEEWGGISYALGGAAAAAGDDVRIVPIIRVGADLAEPALRFLHTLPGFDLDTGVRIVDAPNNRVELRYQDRQRRFEKLTGGVPPWTWPELEPIVDTLDALYVNLISGFELDLATAQQLRLSFHGPIYTDLHSLFLGVGPDGMRVPRPLEHWPEWLRCFDIVQVNEDELNLLAHAWQGDPWRFAADAVGNEMRLLLVTLGDRGSAYVASPAWTPDPLRWYQRGLVRPTIVRTGGAVRSGRLGIVSAPDEGDPTGCGDVWGATCALHLFRGAEIEDAMRAANRAAARNVEHRGASGLHHHLSGRIGT from the coding sequence ATGGCGATGAAGCGCATCGGGGTGCTCGGCAGCATGGTGTGGGACCGCATCTATGCCCGCGACGGCCGGAGTGTGCCGATCGAGGAATGGGGCGGCATCTCCTATGCGCTCGGCGGTGCGGCCGCCGCGGCCGGCGACGATGTCCGTATCGTCCCCATCATTCGCGTCGGAGCCGACCTCGCCGAGCCTGCTCTGCGCTTTCTGCACACGCTGCCCGGCTTCGACCTCGACACGGGCGTGCGCATCGTCGATGCGCCGAACAACCGCGTCGAGCTGCGCTACCAGGACCGGCAGCGCCGTTTCGAAAAGCTGACCGGTGGCGTGCCGCCATGGACGTGGCCCGAGCTGGAGCCCATCGTCGACACGCTCGACGCGCTCTACGTCAACCTGATCTCCGGCTTCGAGCTCGACCTGGCGACCGCGCAGCAGCTCCGGCTTTCCTTTCACGGCCCCATCTACACGGACCTGCACTCCCTCTTCCTGGGTGTGGGTCCGGACGGCATGCGTGTGCCACGACCGCTCGAGCACTGGCCCGAGTGGCTGCGCTGCTTCGACATCGTGCAGGTCAACGAGGACGAGCTGAACCTGCTCGCTCACGCGTGGCAGGGGGACCCGTGGCGCTTCGCTGCAGATGCAGTCGGCAACGAGATGCGACTGCTGCTCGTGACCCTCGGTGACCGTGGCTCCGCATACGTCGCATCACCCGCGTGGACGCCCGACCCGCTGCGCTGGTACCAGCGCGGGCTCGTCCGACCGACGATCGTGCGCACCGGCGGCGCCGTCCGGTCCGGCCGTCTCGGCATCGTCAGCGCACCCGACGAAGGCGATCCCACCGGCTGCGGCGATGTCTGGGGCGCGACGTGCGCGCTGCATCTCTTCCGTGGCGCTGAGATCGAGGATGCCATGCGTGCCGCGAACCGGGCCGCCGCGCGCAACGTCGAACATCGCGGTGCATCCGGCTTGCACCATCACCTTTCCGGCAGGATCGGCACGTGA